A region from the Metopolophium dirhodum isolate CAU chromosome 9, ASM1992520v1, whole genome shotgun sequence genome encodes:
- the LOC132951686 gene encoding receptor-type guanylate cyclase Gyc76C-like, whose translation MRNGRPKAAVLILLLALFVLTGPPGTPAQNTGSSSSAAAAVTTTTTTAVANTAVAYASPTNATTAPTTGNATTTSVIETTTNVSAAAAASTILRNLTVGYLTAAKGKLDNRQGLTISGALTLALKEIENDPNLLPNVSLVLKWDDTHGETVHATKTISKMICDKVAVFFGPEGNTCYTEAIVAQAWNIPMISYKCADYKASEVPTFARTEPPDTQITKSILSLLRYYNWKKFSIITEEPWKNVAESLKIQAQSSNMTVNHFMTIVDTHQCCEQDQSCCNVGHWYSVVQETMVNTRIYVFLGVAKSLVDMMNTMHALQLFDNGDYMVIFADTKINTWKDAQQYLWRQRGLYIDTSNCMEEKNFLKRARSLLVIVASPPSPEKYEVFTSKVLDYTSKDPFKFKTPNVFTNVSYVKFVSIYAAYLYDSVMLYARALDFLLRAKANGGELTGEMIDEVAYNGTLIIETLVKNITYQSITGATIKLDKNGDSEGNYSVVALKSHDFQYHLNEGNFSCPYYMIPVAQFYHGELLEYKLNSPNLKIEWPGKSRPDDEPSCGFNNELCKKNDEEKSSIIVATVLALTLFCAFVITLSIYRKWKIELEIEGLLWKIDPSDLLGYYNKDIVSSPSKLSLVSATSYESRCGLQVFATTGHYRNITVRIKELKFSKRKDISREQMKEMRLLRDLKHSNVNSFIGATIEPLRILIVTDYCAKGSLYDIVENEDIKLDKMFITSLVHDLIRGMIFIHNSPLGCHGNLKSSNCIVTSRWVLQVTDFGLHDLRQGAENDSIGEHQYYRNLLWKAPELLRDPSAWIKGSQKGDVYAFSIILHEIMCRRGPFGACGVEEPKEIIRLVKLGYDEVNGVPLRPSIHHLRDCEMAEDYVIQCITDCWDEFPENRPDFGMIRARLKKMKDGKHKNIMDQMMDMMEKYANNLEDLVNQRTHEVYEEKQKTEDLLHRMLPAPVAKQLTLGHGIEPESYNSVTIYFSDIVGFTAMSAESTPLQVVNFLNDLYTLFDKIIKGYDVYKVETIGDAYMVVSGLPIRNGNRNSGEIASMSLNLLEAVKHHKIAHHPEATLKLRIGIHTGPVVAGVVGLTMPRYCLFGDTVNTASRMESNGEPLKIHISEQCKNALDELGGYIIKERGYVNMKGKGDVLTYWLEGTNEKAIKRRDVDLTESPPLFCGSKRHSPKMYNFGEFGSRRPSFAPRGNSFDQNARDSQTILHEQRPTPLPHLLLEPRCRQMIHSASMDPFPNKHISRVSSMIKRSCRSLEDSKLLNDQCTKEENCEESVEETVVNGSLQYTPLLSIEDNKRWHSFEDISMEPHRKKLVSRNSIRSWLVGLFNGTPTPCRTSEVSLRKTYSDRQQIVDKESVV comes from the exons ATGCGGAACGGTCGACCGAAGGCGGCGGTCCTAATCTTGTTGCTCGCCCTGTTCGTCCTGACCGGACCCCCCGGGACGCCGGCGCAGAACACCGGCAGCTCATCGTCCGCAGCCGCCGccgtcaccaccaccaccaccaccgccgtcGCCAACACAGCAGTCGCCTACGCCTCACCTACCAACGCCACCACCGCCCCGACAACCGGCAACGCCACCACGACCTCGGTCATCGAAACCACCACCAAcgtctccgccgccgccgccgctagTACAATATTGCGGAACCTGACGGTCGGCTATCTAACCGCGGCCAAGGGGAAACTGGACAACCGGCAAGGGCTGACCATTTCGGGTGCTCTGACTTTGGCGCTGAAGGAg ATCGAGAATGATCCGAACCTGTTGCCCAACGTGTCGTTGGTGTTGAAATGGGACGACACGCATGGCGAGACGGTGCACGCGACCAAAACCATCTCGAAGATGATATGCGACAAGGTGGCCGTGTTTTTCGGACCCGAGGGCAATACGTGCTACACAGAGGCGATAGTCGCGCAGGCGTGGAACATTCCAATGATCAGCTAT AAATGTGCCGATTACAAAGCATCGGAAGTACCGACGTTTGCTCGAACAGAACCTCCGGACACTCAg attACCAAATCGATTTTATCCCTGCTGAGGTATTATAACTGGAAGAAGTTCAGCATAATCACAGAAGAACCGTGGAAGAACGTAGCCGAGTCTTTGAAAATCCAAGCACAAAGCTCCAACATGACCGTAAACCATTTCATGACTATAGTCGATACGCACCAGTGCTGCGAACAAGACCAGTCGTGCTGCAACGTCGGACACTGGTACTCGGTAGTCCAAGAAACCATGGTCAATACCAGaa tttaCGTATTTTTGGGCGTTGCTAAATCGCTGGTGGACATGATGAACACAATGCATGCCTTACAGCTATTCGACAACGGCGATTACATGGTCATTTTTGCGGACACTAAGATCAACACTTGGAAAGACGCCCAACAATATTTGTGGA GACAACGTGGTTTGTATATCGACACATCGAATTGTATGGAGGAGAAAAATTTTCTCAAGCGTGCCCGTTCGTTGCTGGTCATTGTTGCCTCGCCACCGTCGCCGGAAAAATACGAAGTTTTCACAAGTAAAGTATTAGACTACACCAGCAAAGATCCGTTTAAATTTAAGACACCGAACGTGTTTACAAACGTGTCTTATGTCAAG TTTGTGTCCATTTACGCTGCCTATTTGTACGATTCGGTTATGTTGTACGCACGAGCTTTAGATTTCTTGCTCAGAGCCAAAGCTAACGGTGGGGAATTAACAGGTGAAATGATTGATGAAGTAGCTTACAATGGAACACTAATCATTGAAACACttgtcaaaaatataacataccaGA GTATCACTGGTGCTACAATCAAATTAGACAAGAATGGTGATTCGGAAGGAAACTATTCGGTGGTAGCGTTAAAGTCGCATGATTTTCAATACCATTTGAATGAAGGAAATTTCTCTTGCCCGTATTACATGATTCCTGTGGCTCAATTCTACCACGGTGAATTACTG GAGTACAAATTGAACTCtcctaatttgaaaattgaatggcCCGGTAAGAGTCGACCAGACGATGAACCCAGTTGTGGCTTCAACAATGAGTTGTGCAAAAAAAATGACGAGGAAAAGAGCTCCATTATAGTTGCTACAGTTTTGGCACTAACATTATTCTGTGCGTTTGTTATCACCCTGTCGATATACAGAAAATGGAAGATAGAATTAGAAATTGAAGGACTGTTGTGGAAAATAGATCCATCAGATCTGCTTGGATACTATAATAAAGATATTGTTTCATCTCCTAGCAAA TTGAGTTTGGTTTCCGCTACCTCATACGAATCCCGTTGTGGACTTCAAGTTTTTGCAACAACCGGCCATTATCGTAATATAACAGTGAGAATTAAAGAATTAAAGTTTTCAAAGCGCAAAGACATCTCTAGGGAACAAATGAAAGAAATGAGACTATTGAGAGATTTGAAGCATAGCAACGTAAATTCTTTTATCGGTGCTACTATTGAACCATTACGAATACTTATAGTCACCGATTATTGTGCTAAAGGAAGTCTctat gaTATAGTAGAAAACGAAGACATTAAATTAgacaaaatgtttattacatCTTTAGTTCACGATCTCATCAGA GGTATGATATTTATACACAACTCGCCTTTAGGTTGTCATGGGAACTTAAAATCATCTAATTGTATTGTAACTAGTCGTTGGGTATTGCAAGTCACTGATTTTGGTCTACATGATTTGAGGCAAGGCGCAGAAAACGACTCTATTGGTGAACATCAGTATTATAGAA attTGCTATGGAAAGCTCCAGAGCTGTTGAGGGACCCTAGTGCATGGATAAAGGGTTCACAAAAGGGGGATGTATACGCGTTTTCTATTATCTTACATGAAATAATGTGTCGACGAGGTCCTTTTGGTGCTTGCGGCGTCGAAGAACCTAAAG AAATTATAAGActggttaagttaggttatgATGAAGTAAACGGTGTGCCACTGAGGCCTAGTATACATCATTTGAGGGACTGTGAAATGGCAGAAGACTATGTTATCCAATGCATTACTGATTGTTGGGATGAATTCCCAGAAAATAGGCCAGACTTTGGCATGATACGTGCCAGACTCAAAAAAATGAAAGATGGAAA acataaaaatataatggatCAAATGATGGATATGATGGAAAAATATGCAAACAATCTCGAAGATCTAGTCAACCAACGTACACATGAAGTCTatgaagaaaaacaaaaaactgagGATTTATTGCATCGGATGCTACCAGC GCCAGTAGCAAAACAATTAACTCTAGGACACGGTATAGAACCAGAATCATACAATTCAGTTACCATTTACTTTAGCGATATTGTTGGTTTTACTGCAATGTCTGCCGAGAGTACCCCTCTACAG gttgtaaattttttaaacgatctatacacattatttgacaaaatcattAAAGGCTACGATGTATACAAAGTTGAAACAATAGGAGACGCATACATGgtg GTGTCAGGGCTGCCTATTAGAAATGGTAATAGAAATTCTGGTGAAATAGCTTCGATGTCATTAAATTTGCTTGAAGCTGTAAAACATCATAAAATAGCTCATCACCCAGAAGCCACATTAAAATTACGAATAGGAATTCACACAG GACCAGTGGTAGCTGGTGTAGTTGGTCTCACTATGCCTAGGTATTGTCTGTTTGGTGATACAGTAAATACTGCCTCACGAATGGAATCCAACGGTGAACCACTAAAAATTCACATTAGCGAACAGTGTAAAAATGCTCTTGATGAGTTGGGGGGATATATAATCAAAGAACGTGGTTATGTTAACATGAAAGGAAAAGGAGATGTGCTCACTTATTGGCTTGAAGGGACAAATGAAAAAGCTATTAAAAGAAGAgat GTGGACTTGACTGAATCACCTCCTCTTTTTTGTGGATCAAAACGCCACAGTCCAAAAATGTACAACTTTGGAGAGTTTGGCAGCAGACGTCCGTCATTTGCTCCTCGGGGAAATTCTTTTGATCAAAATGCTAGAGACAGCCAGACTATACTTCATGAACAGCGGCCAACTCCTTTACCTCATCTTCTGCTTGAACCACGGTGTAGACAAATGATACACTCTGCGTCCATGGATCCATTTCCAAACAAACACATTAGCAGAGTGAGCTCAATGATCAAACGAAGTTGTCGCTCGTTAGAG GATTCAAAACTTCTTAATGATCAATGTACAAAAGAAGAAAACTGTGAAGAAAGTGTTGAGGAAACTGTGGTTAATGGTAGCCTTCAATATACCCCTTTATTGTCAATAGAAGACAATAAACGATGGCATTCATTCGAAGACATTTCCATGGAAccacatagaaaaaaattggtttCAAGAAATTCAATTAGAAGTTGGTTGGTTGGATTATTTAATGGCACTCCCACACCTTGTCGAACAAGCGAAGTGTCATTACGTAAAACGTATTCAGACAGACAACAGATTGTTGACAAGGAGAGTGTGGTTTAA
- the LOC132952565 gene encoding sorting and assembly machinery component 50 homolog B-like: MVLDTANLIETKPIRIDRVEIVGLKRTKDDIVKKATKCLFDSKTISDVITKSVIVKRNLMQLECFNDVSAKLDVDSVDGQDKYYVTIKVQECNWVQGHVKILSDAHFDNNPDPKLSTGISFLNLFCRGEKLNFVSDIYSSNKKFSTGSISFTKPLLALFNPYLYTTVFKNHYDRNRFGYSFDEYGLNAGLNLSHEYLKLNLLWEGVARDLKYARNAPFGIREQLGLTMKSSVKMTASYDTRDSGVFPSYGSLVQCCSEFAGIGGNHEFVKNELTLQHTFCTILDFAVTGSFSFGILDKIGTSSGTSSILDNFYLGGPLTFRGFEECGVGKKEDGSITGSSMFWRYNTHVHAPLPFLSKKNKLSNLIRIHLFMNSGNVGNRLGNLTKDIRGLVNNVRLSYGAGLALNINNLMRLEINYCLPVFYSNNDSIVSNKNQWGFGLLFY, from the coding sequence ATGGTCCTGGATACTGCAAACTTGATAGAGACAAAACCAATCAGGATAGATCGCGTGGAAATTGTTGGCTTAAAAAGAACAAAAGATGATATCGTTAAAAAAGCTACAAAATGTCTATTTGATTCCAAAACAATCAGTGATGTAATTACCAAGAGTGTGATAGTTAAAAGGAACCTGATGCAGTTAGAGTGTTTCAATGATGTATCTGCCAAATTAGATGTTGATAGTGTCGATGGAcaagataaatattatgtaactattaaaGTACAGGAATGTAATTGGGTACAAGGACATGTCAAAATTTTATCTGATGCTCATTTTGACAATAACCCTGATCCTAAACTGTCAACtggaatatcatttttaaacttgttttgccgtggtgaaaaattaaattttgtatctGATATATACTCATCCAACAAAAAATTCTCTACTGGTAGTATTAGTTTTACAAAACCATTACTTGCCTTATTTAATCCATATTTATACACAACAGTTTTCAAGAACCATTATGATAGAAATAGATTTGGCTATTCATTTGACGAGTACGGATTAAATGCTGGATTAAATTTAAGccatgaatatttaaaactaaacttATTATGGGAAGGAGTGGCTAGAGATTTAAAATATGCACGAAATGCACCATTTGGTATACGAGAACAGCTTGGACTTACCATGAAGTCATCTGTTAAAATGACTGCTTCTTATGATACTCGAGATAGTGGTGTGTTTCCCAGTTATGGATCACTAGTCCAGTGTTGTTCAGAATTTGCTGGGATTGGTGGTAACCATGAGTTTGTAAAAAATGAACTGACCCTTCAACACACATTTTGCACAATCCTAGATTTTGCTGTTACTGGATCTTTCTCTTTTGGGATATTAGACAAAATTGGAACATCCTCTGGAACAAGCagtattttagataatttttatctTGGCGGACCATTGACTTTCAGAGGATTTGAAGAATGTGGTGTAGGTAAAAAAGAAGATGGGAGCATAACGGGTTCATCAATGTTTTGGAGATACAATACTCATGTACATGCTCCACTTCCatttttatccaaaaaaaataaactttccAATTTAATAaggatacatttatttatgaattctgGGAATGTTGGAAATCGTCTAGGAAATCTGACCAAAGACATACGAGGACTGGTCAACAATGTACGGCTATCATATGGAGCCGGTTTAGCATTAAACATCAACAATTTAATGAgattagaaattaattattgtttaccagttttttattcaaataatgattCTATTGTGTCAAATAAAAATCAGTGGGGCTTTGGTTTGTTGTTCTATTAA
- the LOC132952566 gene encoding THO complex subunit 3 — MSYWKHFDVNVNELKDYFKTHKSVKEFQAHSSKVHSVGWSCDGKRLASCSFDKSVATFTLDKDRLNKEYTYKGHSGSVDQLCWHKSNPDLLSTASGDKTVKVWDVRHQKCSNTILTKGENINITWSPDGHTIAVGNKEDLITFIDMRTLKPISEQQFNFEVNEMSWNNESDLFFLTNGLGCVYVLSFPDLVQRHVVKAHPGTCICIEFAPSGHYFAVGSADASVSLWDLENLACVQTYTRLDWPVRALSFSYDGKMLASGSEDLYVDIADVTTGEKITDIPIEAATFTVAWHPKQYLLAFACDDKEQFDRKRDTGNLKVFGFSSE; from the exons ATGAGTTATTGGAAACATTTTGATGTCAATGTGAATGAATTAAAAGATTATTTCAAAACTCACAAGTCCGTCAAAGAATTCCAAGCACATTCGTCGAAAGTACATTCAGTTGGTTGGAGTTGTGACGGCAAACGTTTAGCGTCGTGTTCATTTGATAAATCTGTGGCTACATTCACATTGGACAAAGACCGGCTG AACAAGGAATACACATATAAAGGACACAGTGGTAGCGTGGATCAGTTATGTTGGCATAAGTCTAATCCAGATTTACTGAGTACAGCAAGTGGTGACAAAACAGTCAAAGTATGGGATGTGAGACACCAGAAATGTTCGAATACTATTTTGACCAAAG GAGAAAATATTAACATCACATGGTCTCCTGATGGACATACAATTGCTGTTGGAAATAAAGAGGACTTGATAACTTTCATCGATATGCGCACCCTCAAACCAATTAGTGAGCAACAGTTTAATTTTGAAGTGAACGAAATGTCATGGAACAATGAAAGCGATTTGTTTTTCTTGACAAATGGTTTAGGATGTGTTTATGTGctaag TTTCCCAGACTTAGTTCAGCGGCATGTGGTTAAAGCTCATCCGGGTACATGCATTTGTATAGAATTTGCACCAAGTGGCCATTATTTTGCTGTTGGATCGGCAGATGCTTCTGTGTCTTTGTGGGACCTCGAGAATTTGGCTTGTGTACAGACTTACACCAG ATTGGATTGGCCAGTTCGAGCTTTAAGTTTTTCCTATGATGGTAAAATGTTGGCATCAGGTAGTGAAGATTTGTATGTGGACATTGCAGATGTTACTACAGGAGAAAAA ATTACTGATATACCAATTGAAGCAGCAACATTCACTGTGGCATGGCATCCAAAACAGTATTTATTGGCATTTGCATGTGATGATAAAGAACAATTTGACAGGAAAAGAGATACTGGAAATCTTAAAGTATTTGGTTTTAGTTCTGAGTAA